A window from Mytilus galloprovincialis chromosome 8, xbMytGall1.hap1.1, whole genome shotgun sequence encodes these proteins:
- the LOC143085352 gene encoding uncharacterized protein LOC143085352 yields MKGSLVLLIGLLSFCSLVYPASGLNVEYNNRCGYGYVWRHQTKYYCKYNTECCQIKGTWYCLSQIQSQLGCRTFQILWGSHYKLFDWMINNTTKLTARYQTVPRFRKTTRLTSTTRPTTSVCRNKYRHRHRQRHTSKTYTKATIPIPHTTRPTTTVYVTKHRYRYIQRYGQRYRQRYRSKTYTKATTIPQTTISSTHSTYSDAKKTIITDYILGFGIPLAVVIACFATVVLKAKCNDMTRVKRKTYADMVLQKSSAPPVTNEIPEYDNACLCLHQFDTVPYRQRAGQPNETDTNDIVDRNAAICQDGYATKTALFSSAENVNETSEPPENLATADLPTYEEARFLSNCLYETSL; encoded by the exons ATGAAGGGCAGTTTAGTGTTACTAATCGGGCTTCTTTCCTTCTGTAGTTTGGTTTATCCAGCATCGG GTCTTAATGTAGAATATAATAACAGGTGTGGCTATGGATACGTTTGGAGACACCAAACCaaatattattgtaaatataataCAGAGTGCTGTCAGATAAAAGGAACATGGTATTGTCTTAGTCAAATACAAAGTCAGCTGGGATGCAGAACTTTTCAAATATTATg GGGAAGTCACTACAAACTTTTTGATTGGATGATAAACAACACAACGAAACTAACAGCTCGTTATCAAACTGTGCCACGATTTAGAAAAACAACGCGTCTGACAAG CACAACAAGACCAACGACATCTGTGTGCAGAAACAAATACCGACACAGGCATAGACAAAGACATACCAGCAAAACTTATACAAAGGCGACTATTCCGATTCCGCA CACAACAAGACCAACGACAACTGTGTACGTAACCAAACATCGATACAGATATATACAAAGATATGGACAAAGATACAGACAGAGATATAGGAGCAAAACTTATACAAAGGCGACTACCATACCACA AACGACAATATCGTCAACACACTCTACGTATTCCGACGCTAAGAAGACAATAATTACTGATTATATACT agGATTTGGAATACCATTGGCAGTCGTCATAGCGTGTTTTGCAACTGTAGTTTTGAAAGCAAAGTGTAACGATATGACGAGAGTTAAGAGGAAAACTTATGCAGACATGGTATTACAGAAATCATCAGCACCACCAGTGACAAATGAAATACCAGAATATGATAATGCAT GTTTGTGTTTGCACCAATTTGATACAGTACCATATAGGCAACGAGCTGGTCAACCCAATGAAACGGATACCAATGACATTGTTGATCGTAATGCAGCAATTTGTCAAGATGGTTATGCGACAAAAACAGCATTATTTAGCAGTGCAGAAAATGTTAACGAAACATCAGAACCTCCAGAAAATTTAGCAACTGCGGATCTTCCTACATACGAGGAAGCACGATTTTTAAGTAATTGCCTATATGAAACATCGTTGTAA